One Molothrus ater isolate BHLD 08-10-18 breed brown headed cowbird chromosome 34, BPBGC_Mater_1.1, whole genome shotgun sequence genomic window carries:
- the LOC118700678 gene encoding olfactory receptor 14J1-like — protein sequence MSNSSCIRHFLLLALADTRQLQLLHFCLLLGISLAALLGNGLIISAVACGHHLHTPMFFFLLNLALSDLGSICTTVPKAMHNSLWDNSNISYTGCAAQLFFFVFFISAELSLLTIMCYDRYVSICKPLHYGTLLGSRACAHMAAAAWASAFLNALMHTANTFSLPLCHGNALGQFICEIPQILKLSCSKSYLRELGLIAVSACLTFVCFVFIVFSYVQIFRAVLRIPSEQGRHKAFSTCLPHLAVVSLFVSTALFAYLKPPSISSPSLDLALSVLYSVVPPALNPLIYSLRNQELKAAVRRLMTGCFQKH from the coding sequence atgtccaacagcagctgcatcaggcacttcctcctgctggcattggcagacacgcggcagctgcagctcctgcacttctgcctcttgctgggcatctccctggctgccctcctgggcaacggcctcatcatcagcgccgtagcctgcggccaccacctgcacacgcccatgttcttcttcctgctcaacctggccctcagcgacctgggctccatctgcaccactgtccccaaagccatgcacaattccctctgggacaacagcaacatctcctacactggatgtgctgctcagctctttttctttgtgttcttcatctcagcagagctttccctgctgaccatcatgtgctacgatcgctacgtgtccatctgcaaacccctgcactacgggaccctcctgggcagcagagcttgtgcccacatggcagcagctgcctgggccagtgcctttctcaatgctctcatgcacacggccaatacattttccctgcccctgtgccatggcaatgccctgggccagttcatctgtgaaatcccacagatcctcaagctctcctgctccaaatcctACCTCAGGGAACTTGGGCTCATTGCTGTTAGTGCCTGTTtaacatttgtttgttttgtgttcattgttttctcctatgtgcagatcttcagggctgtgctgaggatcccctctgagcagggacggcataaagccttttccacctgcctccctcacctggctgtggtctcCCTGTTTGTAAGCACTGCATTGTTTGCCTacctgaagcccccctccatTTCCTCCCCGtccctggatctggccctgtcagttctgtactcggtggtgcctccagccctgaaccccctcatctacagcctgaggaaccaggagctcaaggctgcagtgaggagactgatgactggatgctttcagaaacattaa